In one Pseudarthrobacter sp. NBSH8 genomic region, the following are encoded:
- the ehuA gene encoding ectoine/hydroxyectoine ABC transporter ATP-binding protein EhuA, producing MRPSTEPQPLSAPVDLAPDPIIRFQNVSKNWGSNQVLKSLNFEVAPGEKVSIIGPSGSGKTTILRILMTLETPSEGLVKVDGDTLWDVSPGQKVRETKQMRETRRKIGMVFQQFNLFPHMTAMENIIEAPIHVLGMNKAEAKERAAELLNLVGLGKHMNHTPPQMSGGQQQRVAIARALAMRPKVLLFDEPTSALDPELIGEVLNVIRNLAHTTDMTMLMVTHEMRFAEEISDRVVMFDNGAAVESGPPAQIFKDPQQERTRTFLRAVLQH from the coding sequence ATGCGCCCCAGCACTGAACCCCAGCCCCTGTCCGCACCCGTGGACCTCGCCCCGGACCCGATCATCAGGTTCCAGAACGTCAGCAAGAACTGGGGATCCAACCAGGTCCTGAAGTCCTTGAACTTCGAGGTGGCACCCGGGGAGAAGGTCTCCATCATCGGCCCGTCCGGATCCGGCAAAACCACCATCCTGCGGATCCTCATGACGCTCGAGACTCCCAGCGAAGGGCTGGTAAAGGTCGACGGCGACACGCTGTGGGACGTCAGTCCCGGCCAGAAGGTGCGGGAGACCAAGCAGATGCGCGAAACCCGGCGCAAGATCGGGATGGTCTTCCAGCAGTTCAACCTGTTTCCGCATATGACGGCCATGGAGAACATCATCGAGGCGCCCATCCATGTGCTCGGCATGAACAAGGCCGAGGCGAAGGAACGCGCGGCGGAGCTGTTGAACCTGGTGGGCCTGGGAAAGCACATGAACCACACGCCGCCCCAGATGTCCGGCGGCCAGCAGCAACGCGTGGCCATTGCCCGGGCGCTGGCCATGAGACCGAAAGTGCTCCTGTTCGACGAGCCAACCTCGGCACTTGACCCGGAGCTGATCGGGGAGGTGCTGAACGTGATCAGGAACCTCGCACACACCACAGACATGACCATGCTCATGGTGACGCACGAAATGCGGTTCGCGGAGGAGATCTCGGACCGGGTGGTGATGTTCGACAATGGTGCTGCCGTGGAGAGCGGACCGCCGGCGCAGATCTTCAAGGACCCGCAGCAGGAACGGACCCGGACCTTTCTCCGGGCCGTCCTGCAGCACTGA
- a CDS encoding Asp/Glu/hydantoin racemase yields the protein MQSNHATFAGPEAQSGIGVVCPFDMALDRELWRWMPADVSLFFTRTPFFDEPVSLEMAEDVSDDGDILAAVRNLSAVRPAVMAYACTSGSFVNGVSGARHISKIMATESDAQAVSTSEALLEALGHLGASKVVVITPYVADLTLRLGDFLAEAGHSVVSLAGLGLDGGIWEVPYQTTADLIRAADVPEADVIFISCTNLPTYDIIARLERELGKPVLSANQVTAWASLRRLGKAAVGPGQRLLT from the coding sequence ATGCAGTCCAATCATGCAACGTTCGCCGGGCCGGAAGCCCAGTCCGGCATCGGAGTGGTGTGCCCGTTCGACATGGCACTGGACCGCGAACTGTGGCGGTGGATGCCGGCGGACGTCTCGCTCTTCTTCACGCGGACACCGTTCTTCGATGAGCCTGTCAGCCTGGAGATGGCTGAGGACGTCAGCGACGACGGCGACATTCTGGCGGCGGTACGGAACCTGAGTGCCGTGCGCCCTGCCGTCATGGCGTACGCGTGTACGTCCGGCAGCTTCGTCAATGGCGTATCAGGGGCCCGTCACATCTCGAAGATCATGGCAACGGAGAGTGATGCGCAGGCCGTGAGCACGTCTGAGGCCCTGCTGGAGGCGCTGGGCCATCTGGGTGCGTCCAAGGTGGTGGTCATTACGCCCTACGTGGCGGACCTGACCCTGCGGCTGGGGGATTTCCTGGCGGAAGCGGGGCATTCGGTGGTGTCGCTTGCCGGGCTGGGACTGGACGGCGGGATCTGGGAAGTCCCCTACCAGACCACAGCAGACCTTATCCGCGCGGCAGACGTGCCGGAGGCTGACGTGATCTTCATCAGCTGCACCAACCTGCCGACCTACGACATCATCGCTCGGCTGGAGCGCGAGCTGGGCAAGCCGGTGCTGTCGGCCAACCAGGTGACGGCCTGGGCCTCGCTGCGCAGGCTGGGAAAGGCGGCGGTGGGTCCCGGACAGCGCCTCCTGACGTAG
- a CDS encoding amidase, translating to MIDSLEWATATQLVSSYASGEVSPVEATKAALEAIGRHDGDINAFCLVEAESALAAARESEGRWRRNEPMGLADGVPTSIKDLMLTKGWPTLRGSRLASPDGDWSEDAPAVARLRENGAVLIGKVTSPEFGWKGVTDSPRCGITRNPWNVSRTAGGSSGGSAAAVAQGMGPWSVGTDGGGSIRIPAGFTGVVGFKPTYGTVPLYPASPFGTLAHAGPITRTVDDAALMMDILSRPDARDWSAGPAPTRSFLSSIGEGVRGRKIAFSPNLGYGSNDPDVETAVRAAAQVLRDLGAEVEEIDLGWQDPVAAYHVLWFSGAAKVVEGYGAGAMERIDPLLAAALERHAGFSASDFLDATAVRMKLGREAGLLHERFDLLLTPTLPIPAFEAGRDVPAGSSSLDWTSWTPYTYPFNLTQQPAISVPCGFTAGGLPVGLQLVGPRHGDAGVLSAAAAYQGATEWDLARPNTTAVSTNPSRK from the coding sequence GTGATTGATTCACTGGAATGGGCCACTGCCACGCAGCTGGTTTCCTCATACGCCTCCGGAGAGGTCTCCCCCGTGGAGGCCACCAAGGCGGCTTTGGAGGCCATTGGCCGGCACGACGGGGACATCAACGCCTTCTGCCTGGTGGAAGCGGAATCCGCCCTGGCAGCTGCGCGTGAATCGGAGGGTCGCTGGCGACGGAATGAACCTATGGGCCTTGCGGACGGCGTCCCTACCTCCATCAAGGACCTCATGCTCACGAAAGGCTGGCCCACGCTCCGCGGGTCCCGTCTGGCATCCCCCGACGGCGACTGGAGCGAGGATGCTCCGGCCGTGGCCAGGCTGCGTGAAAACGGTGCCGTCCTGATCGGCAAAGTCACCAGCCCGGAATTCGGCTGGAAAGGTGTGACGGACAGTCCGCGCTGCGGGATCACCCGGAATCCCTGGAACGTTTCCCGCACTGCGGGCGGATCCAGCGGCGGCAGCGCCGCGGCAGTGGCGCAGGGCATGGGCCCCTGGTCCGTGGGGACCGACGGCGGCGGTTCCATCCGCATCCCGGCCGGTTTCACCGGCGTCGTGGGATTCAAACCCACGTACGGTACCGTCCCGCTCTACCCGGCCAGCCCGTTCGGGACCCTCGCCCATGCCGGTCCCATCACGCGAACTGTGGACGACGCGGCGCTGATGATGGACATCCTTTCGCGCCCCGACGCACGCGACTGGTCTGCCGGTCCCGCGCCCACCAGATCCTTCCTCTCGTCCATCGGCGAAGGAGTACGCGGCCGCAAGATCGCCTTCAGTCCGAACCTCGGCTACGGGAGTAACGATCCCGACGTCGAGACGGCCGTCCGTGCGGCAGCCCAGGTATTGCGGGACCTGGGGGCGGAAGTCGAGGAAATCGACCTCGGCTGGCAGGATCCCGTGGCGGCTTACCATGTGCTGTGGTTCAGCGGCGCGGCCAAGGTGGTGGAAGGATATGGCGCCGGCGCCATGGAGCGGATTGATCCGCTGCTGGCGGCTGCGCTGGAACGGCATGCCGGCTTCAGCGCCAGTGATTTCCTGGATGCCACCGCCGTGCGCATGAAGCTGGGCCGCGAGGCAGGGCTCCTCCACGAGCGTTTTGACCTCCTGCTAACGCCCACGCTTCCTATTCCGGCCTTTGAAGCCGGACGTGACGTCCCCGCCGGTTCGTCCTCGCTGGACTGGACCTCGTGGACGCCCTACACCTACCCCTTTAACCTGACCCAGCAGCCGGCCATCAGCGTCCCTTGCGGATTCACGGCCGGGGGCCTGCCCGTCGGCCTGCAGCTTGTGGGTCCCCGGCACGGCGACGCGGGCGTGCTTTCGGCGGCCGCCGCCTACCAGGGTGCCACCGAGTGGGACCTCGCCCGTCCGAACACCACCGCAGTATCGACCAACCCATCCAGGAAGTAA
- a CDS encoding RidA family protein, which translates to MDILKNPTDGTELDLPSPPVPVANYVPVRQVGNLIFTAGQTPTKDGVLTISGKLGRELSIEQGQEASATAVLNCLSALKQHLGSLDRIVSVVSLTGYVASAEGFGDQPAVINGASLILEKAFGDKGRHARAAVGVAELPGLAPVEISLIVEV; encoded by the coding sequence ATGGATATCTTGAAAAACCCCACAGACGGCACCGAACTCGACCTGCCATCCCCTCCCGTTCCGGTGGCCAACTACGTCCCGGTGCGGCAGGTGGGAAACCTCATTTTCACAGCCGGCCAGACCCCCACCAAGGATGGCGTCCTCACTATCAGCGGCAAGCTGGGGCGTGAGCTCAGCATCGAACAGGGCCAGGAGGCCAGCGCCACAGCGGTACTCAACTGCCTGTCCGCCCTGAAGCAGCACCTGGGCTCGCTGGACCGGATTGTGTCGGTTGTCAGCCTGACCGGATACGTGGCCTCGGCGGAAGGATTCGGAGACCAGCCGGCCGTCATCAACGGCGCTTCCCTGATCCTGGAGAAAGCTTTCGGCGACAAGGGGCGCCATGCCCGGGCAGCTGTCGGTGTTGCCGAACTGCCCGGGCTGGCGCCCGTTGAGATTTCGCTGATTGTTGAGGTGTAG
- a CDS encoding M24 family metallopeptidase, whose translation MLFSQEEYDARLAGVRLRMARQGLSALLVTDPANIYYLTGYNAWSFYTPQLVFVPADGPMLLFSRAMDAGGATRTSWLPADYVVGYPEQYVHRPHVHPFDWVASALRERHLIAPAAKGCVGLEMDSHFFSPKAYRSLVNAIPEWTLVDSFELVNWVRSVKSHAEIQLMRGAAQVCMAAMEAAVETIDVGVRQCDAAAAISKAQIQGANGIGGDYPAIVPMLPTGEAADTPHLTWSEDRFEAGQAVVIELAGAHHRYHTPLARTLTLGKRPERLAKLADAVADGLNAVLTEVQPGVPVRELARAWNWTLAKHGLEKPSRIGYSIGIGYPPDWGERTISIRSEEESVLQENMTFHVIGGMWMDNYGYELSESIRVTADGVETFTSYPRELIQKGV comes from the coding sequence GTGCTGTTCAGCCAAGAGGAATACGATGCCCGGCTCGCCGGGGTCCGCTTGCGCATGGCCAGGCAAGGGTTGTCTGCCCTGCTGGTCACTGATCCTGCCAACATCTACTACCTGACCGGCTACAACGCCTGGTCGTTTTACACCCCGCAGCTGGTTTTCGTTCCGGCTGACGGCCCCATGCTGCTGTTCAGCCGGGCCATGGACGCAGGCGGTGCAACCCGCACCAGCTGGCTGCCCGCGGACTACGTCGTCGGATACCCGGAGCAGTACGTCCACCGTCCCCACGTCCATCCCTTCGACTGGGTGGCGTCCGCCCTGCGCGAGCGCCACTTGATTGCGCCGGCGGCCAAGGGATGCGTGGGACTGGAAATGGACTCACACTTCTTCTCCCCCAAGGCCTACCGTTCGTTGGTGAACGCGATTCCCGAATGGACCCTCGTGGACAGCTTCGAGCTGGTCAACTGGGTGCGGTCCGTCAAGTCCCACGCCGAGATCCAGCTGATGCGCGGCGCAGCGCAGGTGTGCATGGCGGCCATGGAAGCCGCAGTGGAGACAATCGACGTCGGCGTCCGCCAGTGCGACGCCGCGGCAGCCATCAGCAAAGCCCAGATCCAGGGCGCCAACGGCATCGGCGGGGACTACCCCGCCATCGTGCCGATGCTGCCCACCGGCGAGGCGGCAGACACCCCGCACCTGACCTGGAGCGAAGACCGCTTCGAAGCCGGCCAGGCCGTCGTGATCGAACTTGCCGGCGCGCATCACCGGTACCACACTCCGCTGGCGCGCACCCTGACGCTCGGCAAGAGGCCGGAGCGGCTCGCAAAGCTGGCCGACGCCGTCGCCGACGGCCTCAACGCCGTGCTGACCGAGGTGCAGCCCGGCGTCCCCGTCCGTGAACTGGCCCGTGCCTGGAACTGGACGCTGGCCAAGCACGGCCTGGAAAAGCCGTCCCGCATCGGCTACTCGATCGGTATCGGCTACCCGCCGGACTGGGGCGAGCGCACCATCTCCATCCGCTCCGAGGAAGAATCCGTCCTCCAGGAGAACATGACCTTCCACGTCATCGGCGGCATGTGGATGGACAACTACGGCTACGAACTCTCCGAATCCATCCGCGTCACCGCCGACGGGGTGGAAACTTTCACCAGCTACCCCCGCGAACTTATCCAGAAAGGCGTCTAG
- a CDS encoding M20 family metallopeptidase: MNSAFQQQAGPRRDVQQAGIQGAEHQLLEERVLGLISEADLVALTTALVAAGGENPGGTEEATVQVLAEFSRTAGLDVFTETVTEGRPNFTAVLPGGGRPGMLFLGHSDVVPAGTGWERPPFEPFVRDGRLFGRGSTDMKGGLAAVLIALKALKDAGADLPFNAALACTVDEEDLGVGIRAYTASAAADESFNYSACVVAEPTDLETVIGCRGDSYIELKVTGKSAHSGRPADGRNAIDAAARILELVRNDHALLQREQDPLLGAGTWNIGLIQGGTGTSMVAAECTVSLDRRLMPDDDTQQILDRLLAQVREAGIDTDGISVSAEVTMEMPGFRTPDDHPLISTSVAALADAGVDSAITGWTAACDGGFVVRDLGVPAIVMGPGGLNDQAHQVNESVSVAEIVAAARAYALLCLRHGAG; the protein is encoded by the coding sequence GTGAACTCCGCCTTCCAGCAGCAGGCAGGTCCCCGGCGAGACGTGCAACAGGCCGGGATCCAGGGCGCGGAGCATCAACTCCTCGAGGAAAGAGTCCTGGGCCTGATCAGCGAGGCGGATCTGGTGGCGCTCACCACCGCCCTGGTGGCCGCCGGCGGCGAGAATCCCGGCGGAACCGAGGAAGCCACCGTGCAGGTCCTGGCAGAATTCAGCCGGACCGCCGGCCTGGACGTCTTCACTGAAACGGTAACTGAGGGACGGCCGAACTTCACGGCCGTCCTGCCCGGCGGCGGCCGGCCCGGCATGCTGTTCCTGGGCCACTCGGATGTGGTCCCGGCCGGAACCGGCTGGGAGCGGCCGCCGTTTGAACCGTTCGTGCGCGACGGCAGGCTGTTCGGCCGCGGCTCCACGGATATGAAAGGCGGCCTGGCCGCCGTCCTCATTGCCCTCAAGGCGCTCAAGGATGCCGGCGCAGACCTGCCGTTCAATGCGGCACTGGCATGCACCGTGGACGAGGAGGATCTGGGCGTCGGCATCCGGGCCTACACGGCCTCCGCCGCAGCGGACGAGTCCTTTAACTACTCGGCCTGCGTCGTGGCCGAACCCACCGATCTGGAAACCGTGATCGGTTGCCGTGGAGACAGCTACATCGAGTTGAAGGTCACCGGCAAGTCGGCCCACTCAGGCCGGCCCGCCGATGGCCGCAACGCCATTGACGCCGCTGCCAGAATCCTGGAACTGGTCCGCAACGACCACGCCCTGCTGCAGAGGGAACAGGACCCGCTCCTGGGCGCCGGCACGTGGAACATCGGTCTCATTCAGGGGGGCACCGGGACCTCGATGGTGGCCGCGGAATGCACCGTTTCGCTGGACCGCCGACTCATGCCCGACGACGACACACAGCAGATCCTGGACCGCCTCCTGGCGCAGGTCCGCGAAGCAGGGATCGACACGGACGGCATCTCGGTCTCGGCTGAAGTCACCATGGAGATGCCCGGCTTCCGGACCCCGGATGACCACCCGCTGATCTCCACCTCCGTTGCCGCCCTGGCGGATGCCGGAGTGGACAGCGCCATCACCGGCTGGACCGCTGCCTGCGACGGCGGCTTCGTGGTCCGCGACCTTGGCGTGCCGGCGATCGTGATGGGCCCGGGCGGACTCAACGACCAGGCCCACCAGGTCAACGAATCCGTCAGCGTCGCCGAGATCGTGGCAGCTGCCCGCGCGTACGCCCTGCTGTGCCTCCGGCACGGCGCCGGCTGA
- a CDS encoding GntR family transcriptional regulator — protein MQRFEPLVRESTPAIIAGKLRTAIGLGQIPPGSQLGEAELAKELGVSRGPLREAMQRLTQEGLLISIRNRGLFVITMTDEEVRDMYVARTAVERAASELILQKDGKAVAAQLMQTVKAMKKAAEKADMDAMSQADMEYHATLVAAAESTRLTRMHNTLLTETRMCLTALERKYPDPHARVAEHQAMAEALADGDQERVGKLLISHMEDALDRLTGNGDADVATA, from the coding sequence ATGCAAAGATTTGAGCCCCTGGTGCGCGAGTCCACGCCAGCAATCATTGCCGGTAAATTGCGCACGGCGATCGGCCTGGGCCAGATTCCCCCTGGTTCCCAGCTGGGCGAAGCGGAACTGGCCAAGGAACTGGGCGTCAGCCGCGGACCTCTCCGTGAAGCCATGCAGAGGCTGACGCAGGAAGGCCTGCTGATCAGCATCCGCAACCGCGGACTGTTCGTTATCACCATGACCGATGAAGAGGTGCGCGACATGTACGTGGCGCGGACTGCCGTCGAACGTGCGGCCTCCGAGCTGATCCTGCAGAAAGACGGCAAGGCCGTTGCCGCGCAGCTGATGCAGACGGTGAAGGCCATGAAGAAGGCCGCAGAGAAGGCGGATATGGACGCCATGTCCCAGGCTGACATGGAGTACCACGCCACGCTGGTGGCTGCGGCCGAAAGCACCCGGCTGACCCGCATGCACAACACTCTGCTGACGGAAACCCGCATGTGCCTGACCGCATTGGAGCGGAAGTACCCGGATCCGCACGCCCGGGTTGCCGAACACCAGGCCATGGCCGAGGCACTGGCGGATGGCGACCAGGAACGGGTGGGCAAGCTCCTGATCAGCCACATGGAAGACGCGCTGGACCGCCTGACCGGCAACGGCGACGCGGACGTGGCGACGGCCTGA
- a CDS encoding PLP-dependent aminotransferase family protein, which yields MTANHVATRSQAALPLADRAASLVGSVIDSSTSLLAAQTHDIVRFAMGSPADEAVPLAEFRDIADKVIDHSSMTYGATEGEPVLLKALVDYLAGTSDPTTEERVTITAGGMQGLDLACKIFINPGDLVIVESPTYTNGSATALSYGAELLEAPMDENGLIVEALPDLVAAAGRTPKAIYTIPNFQNPSGVTLSLPRRLQLLELAHEWNAVIIDDDPYGLLRFQGEDLPSFQALSPGDPLLFSVRTFSKILAPGLRVGWVDTDPALRQLVINAKQAMDTCTNVPNQHIVAEFIRRGGLDSHLAGLRTEYKRRKDAMQESLRRHLGDRVTTTDPEGGFFLWLTLQGEDARISTRKLFETALAEGVAFIPGPALSASGKFDDAVRLCFASTTPERAEEGIIRLARAMDRELAALKAGAGA from the coding sequence ATGACCGCAAACCACGTTGCCACCCGCTCCCAGGCCGCTTTGCCGCTGGCAGACCGCGCAGCCAGCCTTGTAGGCTCCGTCATCGACTCCAGCACTTCCCTGCTGGCAGCCCAGACCCACGACATTGTCCGTTTCGCCATGGGCTCCCCCGCGGACGAAGCAGTTCCGCTGGCCGAATTCCGGGACATCGCGGACAAGGTCATCGACCACAGCTCCATGACCTACGGTGCCACCGAAGGCGAGCCCGTGCTCCTGAAGGCGCTGGTGGACTACCTGGCCGGAACCTCGGATCCCACCACCGAAGAACGCGTCACCATCACCGCCGGCGGCATGCAGGGCCTGGACCTGGCCTGCAAGATCTTCATCAACCCGGGCGACCTGGTGATCGTTGAAAGCCCCACCTACACCAACGGCAGCGCCACGGCTCTGAGCTACGGCGCCGAACTGCTCGAGGCGCCCATGGACGAGAACGGCCTCATCGTCGAAGCCCTCCCGGACCTGGTGGCCGCCGCCGGCCGTACGCCCAAGGCCATCTACACCATCCCCAACTTCCAGAACCCGTCCGGCGTCACCCTCTCGCTGCCCCGCCGCCTCCAGCTGCTGGAACTGGCCCACGAGTGGAACGCCGTGATCATCGACGACGACCCGTACGGCCTGCTCCGCTTCCAGGGCGAGGACTTGCCCTCCTTCCAGGCGCTGAGCCCCGGCGATCCGCTGCTCTTCTCGGTCCGCACGTTCTCCAAGATCCTGGCCCCGGGCCTGCGCGTGGGCTGGGTGGACACCGATCCTGCACTGCGCCAGCTCGTCATCAACGCCAAACAGGCCATGGACACCTGCACCAACGTGCCCAACCAGCACATCGTGGCCGAGTTCATCCGCCGCGGCGGCCTGGACAGCCACCTCGCCGGCCTGCGCACGGAGTACAAGCGCCGCAAGGATGCGATGCAGGAAAGCCTCCGCCGCCACCTCGGCGACCGCGTCACCACCACCGATCCCGAGGGCGGCTTCTTCCTGTGGCTCACCCTGCAGGGAGAGGATGCACGGATCTCCACCCGGAAGCTCTTCGAAACGGCACTGGCAGAAGGTGTGGCGTTCATCCCCGGACCGGCGCTGTCCGCCAGCGGAAAGTTCGACGACGCCGTCCGCCTCTGCTTCGCGTCCACCACTCCCGAACGGGCCGAGGAGGGCATCATCCGCCTTGCCAGGGCCATGGACCGCGAGCTTGCAGCGCTCAAGGCTGGAGCGGGGGCGTGA
- the ehuD gene encoding ectoine/hydroxyectoine ABC transporter permease subunit EhuD translates to MIWDNDFAISVIPLLLEGLWVTIKITLLGTVLAAALGLFFAILRRLAIPVLSPVVSFFVVFVRGTPLLVQAYCAFFVLPAYGITFDAFTTGVVVIGVNYSAYMAEVYRSGIQGVPKGQWEAATALSLPGVRTWGRIILPQAVRTVVPMLGNYLIQMFKDSAVLSAITVVELMATAQSIGSSSFRYLEPLTLAALLFLAVSYPASRLVNRLERRYAPQH, encoded by the coding sequence ATGATCTGGGACAACGACTTTGCCATATCGGTCATTCCGCTGCTCCTGGAGGGGCTTTGGGTGACCATCAAGATCACCCTGCTGGGCACAGTCCTGGCTGCAGCTCTGGGCCTGTTCTTCGCCATCCTCAGGCGGCTGGCCATCCCGGTGCTCTCACCGGTGGTGTCCTTCTTCGTGGTGTTTGTCCGCGGAACCCCGCTTCTGGTGCAGGCCTACTGCGCGTTCTTCGTCCTGCCCGCGTACGGGATCACCTTTGATGCCTTCACCACCGGTGTGGTGGTGATCGGAGTGAACTACAGCGCCTACATGGCGGAGGTCTACCGCAGCGGGATCCAGGGCGTACCGAAGGGGCAATGGGAGGCCGCAACGGCGCTGAGCCTGCCCGGAGTCCGCACGTGGGGCAGGATCATCCTTCCCCAGGCGGTGCGCACAGTGGTCCCGATGCTCGGAAACTACCTCATCCAGATGTTCAAGGACTCCGCGGTCCTCTCGGCCATCACGGTGGTGGAACTCATGGCGACGGCACAGTCCATCGGCAGCTCGAGCTTCCGGTACCTGGAACCACTGACCCTGGCGGCACTGCTCTTCCTGGCCGTCAGCTACCCAGCCTCGCGGCTCGTCAACAGATTGGAGCGGCGCTATGCGCCCCAGCACTGA
- a CDS encoding DUF3830 family protein, with protein sequence MARYINITVEKRGVTCKALLLDDAAPRTANAVWDALPLSGQVFHGKYARNEIYNLVPAFAPAEPGAENTTVTPIPGDVCYFTFTSNDLKTPSHGYEADSTDTQETIVDLAVFYGRNNLLLNGDTGWVPGNVFATIVEGLDEIAAACQDIWMGGARDETLTYSRAVDTTP encoded by the coding sequence ATGGCAAGGTACATCAACATCACCGTTGAGAAACGCGGAGTCACCTGCAAGGCGCTCCTGCTCGACGACGCAGCACCTCGCACGGCCAATGCCGTTTGGGACGCCCTGCCCCTGAGCGGACAGGTCTTCCACGGTAAGTACGCCCGCAACGAGATCTACAACCTGGTACCGGCATTCGCCCCGGCCGAACCGGGTGCGGAGAACACCACCGTGACCCCCATTCCGGGCGACGTCTGCTACTTCACCTTCACCTCCAACGACCTCAAGACGCCGTCCCACGGCTACGAGGCGGACTCCACGGATACGCAGGAGACCATCGTGGACCTGGCTGTGTTCTACGGCCGGAACAACCTCCTGCTGAACGGAGATACGGGCTGGGTACCCGGCAACGTGTTTGCCACCATCGTGGAGGGTCTCGATGAAATAGCGGCCGCCTGCCAGGACATCTGGATGGGCGGCGCCCGCGACGAGACACTGACTTATTCACGGGCCGTGGACACCACCCCCTGA
- a CDS encoding aspartate/glutamate racemase family protein — protein MTVTIGMLYPGFGAEDDYPYMEEILGEGVRLPLVHTSVGVDAHEVQALLDLGKSERLLEGAEALRAAKPDVVMWACTSGSFVFGWEGAQQQALEIQEALKVPASSTSLAFVAACQALGLTRVAVAATYPEDVSRHFVALLSRGGIDVTQLVSHDIPTAALAGELDREGVLALARSNDSDEAQAILIPDTALHSARWINELEEALGKPVLTANQVTVWQGLRLAGTLRPCDALGQLFKETASVSTGA, from the coding sequence ATGACTGTCACGATAGGCATGCTGTACCCGGGTTTTGGAGCCGAGGACGATTACCCCTACATGGAGGAAATCCTCGGCGAAGGAGTCCGGCTACCCCTGGTCCACACCTCGGTGGGCGTTGACGCCCATGAGGTCCAGGCGCTGCTGGACCTCGGCAAGAGCGAGCGGCTCCTCGAGGGCGCGGAAGCCCTGCGCGCCGCGAAGCCCGACGTCGTCATGTGGGCCTGCACGTCCGGCAGTTTCGTCTTCGGCTGGGAGGGAGCCCAGCAGCAGGCACTCGAGATCCAGGAAGCGCTGAAGGTCCCCGCGTCCTCTACGTCCTTGGCATTCGTCGCCGCGTGCCAAGCCCTGGGGCTCACCCGGGTGGCCGTCGCCGCTACCTACCCGGAGGACGTTTCCCGGCACTTCGTGGCGCTTCTGTCCCGCGGCGGCATCGATGTGACGCAGCTTGTCAGCCACGACATCCCCACCGCTGCTCTGGCTGGCGAACTTGACCGCGAAGGCGTCCTGGCGCTGGCCAGGAGCAACGACAGCGACGAAGCGCAGGCCATCCTCATCCCGGACACCGCCCTGCACAGCGCCCGCTGGATCAACGAGCTGGAGGAAGCCCTCGGCAAACCAGTCCTGACGGCGAACCAGGTGACGGTCTGGCAGGGCCTGCGGCTGGCCGGCACGCTGCGCCCCTGCGACGCACTGGGCCAGCTCTTCAAGGAGACAGCTTCCGTTTCCACCGGCGCCTAG